A window of the Homo sapiens chromosome 18, GRCh38.p14 Primary Assembly genome harbors these coding sequences:
- the SIGLEC15 gene encoding sialic acid-binding Ig-like lectin 15 precursor yields the protein MEKSIWLLACLAWVLPTGSFVRTKIDTTENLLNTEVHSSPAQRWSMQVPPEVSAEAGDAAVLPCTFTHPHRHYDGPLTAIWRAGEPYAGPQVFRCAAARGSELCQTALSLHGRFRLLGNPRRNDLSLRVERLALADDRRYFCRVEFAGDVHDRYESRHGVRLHVTAAPRIVNISVLPSPAHAFRALCTAEGEPPPALAWSGPALGNSLAAVRSPREGHGHLVTAELPALTHDGRYTCTAANSLGRSEASVYLFRFHGASGASTVALLLGALGFKALLLLGVLAARAARRRPEHLDTPDTPPRSQAQESNYENLSQMNPRSPPATMCSP from the exons ATGGAAAAGTCCATCTGGCTGCTGGCCTGCTTGGCGTGGGTTCTCCCGACAG GCTCATTTGTGAGAACTAAAATAGATACTACGGAGAACTTGCTCAACACAGAGGTGCACA GCTCGCCAGCGCAGCGCTGGTCCATGCAGGTGCCACCCGAGGTGAGCGCGGAGGCAGGCGACGCGGCAGTGCTGCCCTGCACCTTCACGCACCCGCACCGCCACTACGACGGGCCGCTGACGGCCATCTGGCGCGCGGGCGAGCCCTATGCGGGCCCGCAGGTGTTCCGCTGCGCTGCGGCGCGGGGCAGCGAGCTCTGCCAGACGGCGCTGAGCCTGCACGGCCGCTTCCGGCTGCTGGGCAACCCGCGCCGCAACGACCTCTCGCTGCGCGTCGAGCGCCTCGCCCTGGCTGACGACCGCCGCTACTTCTGCCGCGTCGAGTTCGCCGGCGACGTCCATGACCGCTACGAGAGCCGCCACGGCGTCCGGCTGCACGTGACAG CCGCGCCGCGGATCGTCAACATCTCGGTGCTGCCCAGTCCGGCTCACGCCTTCCGCGCGCTCTGCACTGCCGAAGGGGAGCCGCCGCCCGCCCTCGCCTGGTCCGGCCCGGCCCTGGGCAACAGCTTGGCAGCCGTGCGGAGCCCGCGTGAGGGTCACGGCCACCTAGTGACCGCCGAACTGCCCGCACTGACCCATGACGGCCGCTACACGTGTACGGCCGCCAACAGCCTGGGCCGCTCCGAGGCCAGCGTCTACCTGTTCCGCTTCCATGGCGCCAGCGGGGCCTCGACGGTCGCCCTCCTGCTCGGCGCTCTCGGCTTCAAGGCGCTGCTGCTGCTCGGGGTCCTGGCCGCCCGCGCTGCCCGCCGCCGCCCAG AGCATCTGGACACCCCGGACACCCCACCACG GTCCCAGGCCCAGGAGTCCAATTATGAAAATTTGAGCCAGATGAACCCCCGGAGCCCACCAGCCACCATGTGCTCACCGTGA